A single region of the Duganella sp. BuS-21 genome encodes:
- the glnE gene encoding bifunctional [glutamate--ammonia ligase]-adenylyl-L-tyrosine phosphorylase/[glutamate--ammonia-ligase] adenylyltransferase, which translates to MSSPSDSRFYQRWLAAAPDRSAKIDQLAQLSLAQIDLEQYLQKEAEGGLPLVRCMRRLRNLLVCTLIRRDLEGQANLAEVVETMTRFADFAIQRHLAEVYADMVASHGVPIGRDSGAAQEMIVLAMGKQGGGELNVSSDIDLIFVYPEDGDTAAVAGSGQRSLSNHEFFVRLGKKLIAALAEITEDGYTFRVDMALRPNGGSGPLAASLGMVENYLIVQGREWERYAWVKARAITGRAEDIAALDGIVRPFCFRRYLDFGVIDAIRNMHAQIRAEVNRQERLHPDRSNNVKLGRGGIREIEFLAQVFQLIRGGRDAALRDRSTRTTLRIIAEKGLLSHAIVYQLLASYTFLRNLEHRLQYLDDAQTHTLPANDADRQTVAEMMGLADAATLLAQLDAHRQFVAGQFDEMFSDKTETSEHDIDLQSSNECADPDNREAMVARFTALGFADPEAATKRLIATWQAPRLQSMPEASRNRLQGLINMALPLIVQAAAESSGGNQLATLGRLLDFLEAIGRRSAYLSLLTEYPHTLARVIRMVHASGWAAQFLSQHPILLDELLDDRVRNAVFDPVALAADIDLQLAAAPGDTERQMDILREIHHAQLFHLLAQDLAGDLTVEKLADHLSALADTIVAATIKAVWQTVATRHREVPLFTVIAYGKLGGKELGYVSDLDIIFLYDDPDQDAPAQYAKLAQRFITWMTSHTSAGILFDIDTALRPDGASGMLVSSVSSFEKYQGNSAWVWEHQALTRARYCAGDLAIGQRFEQIREAVLRRERPPGGPLRQEVIAMRKRMVDAKPNASALFDLKQDPGGMIDIEFIVQFLVLQHAAAYPQLTANFGNIALLHMCADLGLIDAGLAASVADAYRQYRKLQHQLRLQGQDLARIDPALVEQHAAQVSALWHSIFGTGVASN; encoded by the coding sequence ATGAGTTCACCGTCTGACTCCCGTTTCTACCAGCGCTGGCTGGCCGCCGCACCCGACCGCAGCGCCAAGATCGACCAACTGGCGCAATTATCGCTTGCCCAGATCGATCTGGAACAATATTTACAAAAAGAAGCAGAAGGCGGACTGCCGCTGGTGCGCTGCATGCGCCGCTTGCGCAACCTGCTGGTGTGCACCCTGATCCGGCGCGACCTCGAAGGCCAGGCCAACCTGGCCGAGGTGGTGGAAACCATGACCCGCTTCGCCGACTTCGCCATCCAGCGCCATCTGGCCGAGGTGTATGCCGACATGGTCGCGTCGCACGGCGTACCGATCGGTCGCGATTCGGGCGCGGCGCAGGAAATGATCGTGCTGGCCATGGGCAAGCAAGGCGGCGGCGAACTCAACGTTTCTTCCGACATCGACCTGATCTTTGTCTATCCCGAGGACGGCGACACCGCCGCCGTCGCGGGATCGGGCCAGCGCAGCCTGTCCAACCATGAATTCTTCGTCCGCCTGGGCAAGAAGCTGATCGCCGCGCTGGCGGAGATCACGGAAGATGGCTACACGTTCCGCGTCGATATGGCCTTGCGGCCGAATGGCGGCTCCGGCCCGCTGGCCGCCAGTCTGGGCATGGTGGAAAACTATCTGATCGTGCAGGGACGGGAGTGGGAGCGCTACGCCTGGGTCAAGGCGCGCGCCATCACTGGACGCGCCGAGGATATCGCCGCGCTGGATGGCATCGTGCGGCCGTTCTGCTTCCGCCGCTACCTGGACTTTGGCGTGATTGACGCCATCCGCAATATGCATGCGCAGATCCGCGCCGAGGTCAACCGCCAGGAGCGGCTGCACCCGGACCGCAGCAACAACGTCAAGCTGGGGCGCGGTGGCATCCGCGAAATCGAGTTCCTGGCCCAGGTGTTCCAGCTGATCCGCGGCGGCCGCGACGCCGCCCTGCGCGACCGCTCGACCCGCACCACGCTGCGCATCATCGCCGAGAAAGGCTTGCTGAGCCACGCCATCGTCTATCAACTGCTGGCTTCCTACACCTTCCTGCGCAATCTGGAACACCGCCTGCAATACCTGGACGACGCCCAGACCCACACCCTGCCGGCCAACGACGCCGACCGCCAGACCGTGGCCGAAATGATGGGCCTGGCCGACGCGGCCACCCTGCTGGCCCAGCTCGACGCCCATCGCCAGTTCGTGGCCGGCCAGTTCGACGAGATGTTCTCGGACAAGACCGAAACCAGCGAGCACGACATCGATCTGCAGTCGAGCAACGAATGCGCCGATCCCGACAACCGCGAAGCCATGGTGGCACGTTTCACCGCGCTCGGCTTTGCCGATCCCGAAGCCGCCACCAAGCGCCTGATCGCCACCTGGCAGGCGCCGCGCCTGCAATCGATGCCCGAGGCCAGCCGCAACCGGCTGCAGGGGCTGATCAACATGGCGCTGCCGCTGATCGTCCAGGCGGCCGCCGAATCGAGCGGCGGCAACCAGCTGGCGACCCTGGGCCGGCTGCTCGACTTCCTGGAAGCCATCGGCCGCCGCTCGGCCTACCTGTCGCTGCTGACCGAATATCCGCACACGCTGGCGCGGGTGATCCGCATGGTGCACGCCAGCGGTTGGGCCGCGCAATTCCTCAGCCAGCACCCGATCCTGCTGGACGAGCTGCTGGACGACCGGGTGCGCAACGCCGTGTTCGACCCGGTGGCGCTGGCGGCCGACATCGACCTCCAGCTGGCCGCCGCGCCCGGCGACACCGAGCGCCAGATGGACATCCTGCGCGAGATCCACCACGCCCAGCTATTCCACCTGCTGGCCCAGGACCTGGCCGGCGACCTGACCGTGGAAAAGCTGGCCGACCACCTGTCGGCGCTGGCCGACACCATCGTCGCCGCCACCATCAAGGCGGTATGGCAGACGGTGGCCACGCGCCACCGCGAGGTGCCGCTGTTCACCGTCATCGCCTACGGCAAGCTGGGCGGCAAGGAACTCGGCTACGTGTCCGATCTCGACATCATCTTCCTGTACGACGATCCCGACCAGGACGCGCCGGCCCAGTATGCCAAGCTGGCGCAGCGCTTCATCACCTGGATGACCTCGCACACCTCGGCCGGCATCCTGTTCGACATCGACACCGCGCTGCGCCCCGACGGCGCCAGCGGCATGCTGGTGTCGAGCGTGTCATCGTTTGAAAAATACCAGGGCAACTCGGCCTGGGTGTGGGAGCACCAGGCGCTGACCCGCGCCCGCTACTGCGCCGGCGACCTCGCCATCGGCCAGCGCTTCGAGCAGATCCGCGAAGCCGTGCTGCGCAGGGAACGTCCGCCCGGCGGCCCGCTCAGGCAGGAAGTGATCGCGATGCGCAAGCGCATGGTCGACGCCAAGCCCAACGCCAGCGCCCTGTTCGACCTCAAGCAGGACCCAGGCGGCATGATCGACATCGAGTTCATCGTGCAATTCCTGGTCCTGCAGCATGCGGCGGCCTATCCTCAATTGACGGCGAACTTCGGCAACATCGCCCTGCTTCATATGTGCGCCGACCTCGGCCTGATCGACGCCGGCCTGGCCGCCAGCGTGGCCGACGCCTACCGCCAATACCGCAAGCTGCAGCACCAGTTGCGGTTACAGGGGCAGGACCTGGCGCGCATCGACCCGGCGCTGGTGGAGCAGCACGCGGCCCAGGTGTCGGCGCTGTGGCATAGCATCTTCGGCACAGGCGTCGCATCCAACTGA